The Pleurodeles waltl isolate 20211129_DDA chromosome 6, aPleWal1.hap1.20221129, whole genome shotgun sequence genome has a segment encoding these proteins:
- the LOC138301551 gene encoding trichohyalin-like — translation MLEEDCRGLSRELITVQYWRSPYCCAAVTPYTREGNCEEEEEEEEEEEEEEEEEEDGSEESRQETECSEEEEEEEEDGSEESRQETECSEEEEEEEEEEEEDGSEESRQETECSEEEEEEEEEEEEEGSEESRQETECSEEEEEEEEEEEGSEESRQEKEEEEEEEEEEEDGSEESRQEKEEEEEEEEDGSEESRQEKEEEEEEEEEEEEEEEEEGSEESRQEEEEEEEEEEEEEEGSEESRQEEEEEEEEEEEEEEEEEEEEGSEESRQEEEEEEEEEEEEEEEEEGSEESRQEEEEEEEEEEEEEEEEEGSEESRQEEEEEEEEEEEEEEEEEEEEEDRQETECSEEEDGREESRQETECSEEEEEEEEDGREESRQETECSEEEEEEDGSEESRQETECMKKKKKKKKKKKKTVVKKAGRRLNAVKKKKVVKKAGRRLNAVKKKVVKKAGRRLNAVKKKRKKKKKKKTVVKKAGRRLNAVKKKKKKTVVKKAGRRLNAVKKKKKKTVVKKAGRRLNAVKKKKKTVEKKAGRRLNAVKKKKKKRTAVKKAGRRLNAVKKKKKTAVKKAEEEEDGSEESRQETECSEEEEEEGSEESRQKTECSEEEEGSEESRQKTECSEEEEEVGSEESRQKTECSEEEEEEEGSEESRQKTECSEEEGSEESRQKTECSEEEEDGSEESRQKTECSEEEEDGSEESRQKTECSEEEEEEEEDGSEESRQKTACGLRKETAMKKEDTQRTACSKEERRRQ, via the exons tgaagaagaagaagaagaagaagaagaagaagaagaagaagaagaagaagaagaagacggtAGTGAAGAAAGCAGGCAGGAGACTGAatgcagtgaagaagaagaagaagaagaagaagacggtAGTGAAGAAAGCAGGCAGGAGACTGAatgcagtgaagaagaagaagaagaagaagaagaagaagaagaagacggtAGTGAAGAAAGCAGGCAGGAGACTGAatgcagtgaagaagaagaagaagaagaagaagaagaagaagaagaaggtagTGAAGAAAGCAGGCAGGAGACTGAatgcagtgaagaagaagaagaagaagaagaagaagaagaaggtagTGAAGAAAGCAGGcaggagaaagaagaagaagaagaagaagaagaagaagaagaagacggtAGTGAAGAAAGCAGGcaggagaaagaagaagaagaagaagaagaagaagacggtAGTGAAGAAAGCAGGcaggagaaagaagaagaagaagaagaagaagaagaagaagaagaagaagaagaagaagaaggtagTGAAGAAAGCaggcaggaggaggaagaagaagaagaagaagaagaagaagaagaagaaggtagTGAAGAAAGCaggcaggaggaggaagaagaagaagaagaagaagaagaagaagaagaagaagaagaagaagaagaaggtagTGAAGAAAGCaggcaggaggaggaagaagaagaagaagaagaagaagaagaagaagaagaagaagaaggtagTGAAGAAAgcaggcaggaggaggaggaggaagaagaagaagaagaagaagaagaagaagaagaagaaggtagTGAAGAAAGCaggcaggaggaagaagaagaagaagaagaagaagaagaagaagaagaagaagaagaagaagaagaagaagacaggcAGGAGACTGAATGCAGTGAAGAAGAAGACGGTAGAGAAGAAAGCAGGCAGGAGACTGAatgcagtgaagaagaagaagaagaagaagaagacggtAGAGAAGAAAGCAGGCAGGAGACTGAatgcagtgaagaagaagaagaagaagacggcagtgaagaaagcaggcaggagactgaatgca tgaagaagaagaagaagaagaagaagaagaagaagaagacggtAGTGAAGAAAGCAGGTAGAAGACTGAatgcagtgaagaagaagaagGTAGTGAAGAAAGCAGGCAGGAGACTGAATGCAGTGAAGAAGAAGGTAGTGAAGAAAGCAGGCAGGAGACTGaatgcagtgaagaagaagaggaagaagaagaagaagaagaagacggtAGTGAAGAAAGCAGGCAGGAGACTGAatgcagtgaagaagaagaagaagaagacggtAGTGAAGAAAGCAGGCAGGAGACTGAatgcagtgaagaagaagaagaagaagacggtAGTGAAGAAAGCAGGCAGGAGACTGAatgcagtgaagaagaagaagaagacggtAGAGAAGAAAGCAGGCAGGAGACTGAatgcagtgaagaagaagaagaagaagaggacggcAGTGAAGAAAGCAGGCAGGAGACTGAatgcagtgaagaagaagaagaagacggcagtgaagaaagcag aagaagaagaagacggcagtgaagaaagcaggcaggagactgaatgcagtgaagaagaagaagaagaaggtagTGAAGAAAGCAGGCAGAAGACTGAatgcagtgaagaagaagaagGTAGTGAAGAAAGCAGGCAGAAGACGGAatgcagtgaagaagaagaagaagtaggtAGTGAAGAAAGCAGGCAGAAGACTGAatgcagtgaagaagaagaagaagaagaaggtagTGAAGAAAGCAGGCAGAAGACTGAATGCAGTGAAGAAGAAGGTAGTGAAGAAAGCAGGCAGAAGACTGAatgcagtgaagaagaagaagacggTAGTGAAGAAAGCAGGCAGAAGACTGAatgcagtgaagaagaagaagacggTAGTGAAGAAAGCAGGCAGAAGACTGAatgcagtgaagaagaagaagaagaagaagaagacggtAGTGAAGAAAGCAGGCAGAAGACAGCATGCGGATTAAGAAAGGAgacagcaatgaagaaagaagacacaCAGAGGAccgcatgcagtaaagaagaaagaagacggcagtga